The following DNA comes from Acidimicrobiia bacterium.
AACCCCCGCTTCTGAGCTTCGCTCGCCACCAACTTGCCGATGTCGATTCCGTCCGGGAATCCTGCCTTGGTGGCCTTGTCGGCCACGAACTCGACACAGGTCATGAGGTGAGAGCCCCGCACGTCACCAACGATAGCCAGGCCGGCCAAATCACCGAGTTGTTCCATGAAATAGGGTCCGATTTTGCGCACTCGTTCGAGGATGCCATGGCGCTCAATGATCTCGATGTTCTTGAGGGCGGCGGCGCAAGACACGGGATGACCGGAGTACGTGTACCCGACTCCGAAGTACCGTCCGTGGCCTGGCTCTGAGATGACCGCATGAATCGCATCGGAGTAGATCGTGGCTCCCAACGGCACATACCCTGACGTCAACCCCTTTGCGGATGTGATGATGTCTGGCGTGATACCGAACATCTTCTCGGACACGAACCATTCGCCGAGGCGCCCGAACCCGGTGACAACTTCGTCGGAGACATACAAGATGTCCCACTCCCGACAGAGTTCCCAGATGCGGCGGAGGTAGTTGTCAGGAGGAAGCACCACCCCGCCTGACGCCATGATCGGCTCGGCGAAGAATCCACCGACCTGATCCGGCCCGCCCAGTTCGGCCACCTTGGCCTCGAACTCGGCGACCAGGTCCGCACCGAACTCCGCTTCCGTGCGTCCGGCCCCATGCCGGTAATGGTTCGGTGATTGCAGGTGGTGAATCGTGTCGTCGATATAGTTGAAATAGCTGGTGTGGTCGGTTGGCTTGCCACCGATCGAAACTGCCGCATACGTGGTCCCGTGATAGGCGTCGGTTCGGGAAATGACATGTCGCTTCTCGTGGTTGCCCCGAACGCCGTGATAGAACTGGATGAGCCGGTAGGCGGCGTCGATGGCGGTGGATCCACCGGTGCTGAAGAATGTGTGGTTGAGCCCTTTGGGCGTCAGCGTGGCGAGCTTGGCGGCCAGTTGTGCAGCAGGCATTCCCATCATGTCCCCAAACGGGTTGGCATAGGCGAGCTTGCGCAGTTGTGCCGAAATGGCTTCGACCATCTCTTCCTGAGCGAGACCGATATTGGTACACCACATTCCACCGATGGCGTCGAGATATCGGTTACCGGCCGCATCTACGAGGTGGACCCCGTCCCCATATTCAATGACCAGTCGCCGTTCGGGGTCGGTGTCGAATTCCTGATACGGCACAAGCAGGTGGTTGGCGGCATCTCTGGTGGTCTGTGACACGGGTCTCCGTTGCTGGACTCTCCAGTTCGGACCCTAGTGGACGAACTCGGACTTTCGAGCGAATCATGCAAGAATCAATATGAAATCGACCGTATCGATAATTGAGGCCCAGAATTCAAGCATTCCGGTTGTGGCTGCCGTTGTTCAGGGACGAATCGGCGACAGTTGACGATCAGATGAGGCAAGATGGTCCGGTACCGGCAGGAGGCACTGTGACGACGATCTGCCAGAAGCGCGAGAGTAAGTAATGGCAATCCGGGTTCTTGAACTTTCAGGTTCGGCCGGTTCCATGGGAACCGCCCATGGAACCGCCTACGCCGACGACATCCGGCGCTACGCAGATGATCGTATTCGTCTCGTGATGTCCGGTCTGTGGAGTGGCAATAGGCTGGGACGAAGCGACGTGCTGGCTGTGGCGAGTTCCTGTCTCCAGTTTCATGAGGAGTTCAG
Coding sequences within:
- a CDS encoding aminotransferase class III-fold pyridoxal phosphate-dependent enzyme, whose product is MSQTTRDAANHLLVPYQEFDTDPERRLVIEYGDGVHLVDAAGNRYLDAIGGMWCTNIGLAQEEMVEAISAQLRKLAYANPFGDMMGMPAAQLAAKLATLTPKGLNHTFFSTGGSTAIDAAYRLIQFYHGVRGNHEKRHVISRTDAYHGTTYAAVSIGGKPTDHTSYFNYIDDTIHHLQSPNHYRHGAGRTEAEFGADLVAEFEAKVAELGGPDQVGGFFAEPIMASGGVVLPPDNYLRRIWELCREWDILYVSDEVVTGFGRLGEWFVSEKMFGITPDIITSAKGLTSGYVPLGATIYSDAIHAVISEPGHGRYFGVGYTYSGHPVSCAAALKNIEIIERHGILERVRKIGPYFMEQLGDLAGLAIVGDVRGSHLMTCVEFVADKATKAGFPDGIDIGKLVASEAQKRG